A genomic window from Melopsittacus undulatus isolate bMelUnd1 chromosome 7, bMelUnd1.mat.Z, whole genome shotgun sequence includes:
- the LOC115945740 gene encoding maestro heat-like repeat-containing protein family member 1 yields the protein MLCPNDSSVIPSCLGMTSPKDGLQHPQCGGETEAGKPSWLSACSARSIVKAFEEYLQPAAKMVIVLKTIEAMRDSHICDREELISIVDLITMERASWLTEVSAVVSCIYYNLEHIYTPAAWHSLGMLLLKMAELWPADVTLRLVDLAPSCDSIAVTMWEVLFSDPLILENVLRQLNTRFQHVSVRWRFSSQKVEACIQLLALLASSHVTPRMFAGVYRLREPLVPPRLLSLLLQGLITLSQSPDMAEKILIMLPDLMKTLQSTYRDKMRALVVFRNVTDHLKKKASSIVLDLAEMLVPLFDDECSHIQELSICLFKDIIQLVDWKDKRKMQKKVQTSLVPLMLHMSDEIESVAQASKEALSAAAKVLKWNWLSHHLQTSERWRTMECLLEQEPSRAEEYTRQSLLYLQHSQVSVRLAALRFIALHPLGREKEPQVSSLAWQTLHIVNCLRRQQRQGWIQRVLCCWL from the exons ATGCTGTGTCCTAATGACTCTTCTGTGATCCCCTCTTGTTTAGGCATGACATCACCAAAGGATGGTCTACAGCATCCCCAGTGTGGAGGCGAAACGGAAGCTGGGAAACCCTCCTGGCTTTCCGCGTGCAGTGCCAGGAGCATTGTAAAG GCATTTGAGGAATACCTCCAGCCTGCTGCGAAGATGGTCATTGTTCTCAAGACCATTGAAGCCATGAGAGACTCACACATATGTGATAGGGAGGAACTGATCAGCATTGTGGATTTGATCACGATGGAACGTGCCTCCTGGCTGACAGAG GTGTCAGCTGTCGTTAGCTGCATCTATTACAACCTGGAGCACATCTACACACCAGCAGCCTGGCACAGCCTGGGCATGTTGCTTCTAAAGATGGCAGAGCTGTGGCCAGCGGATGTGACCCTGAGACTTGTGGATCTCGCTCCATCATGTGACAG TATTGCTGTGACCATGTGGGAAGTGCTGTTCTCCGATCCCCTCATCTTGGAGAACGTCCTGAGGCAGCTGAACACGAGGTTCCAGCACGTGAGTGTGCGATGGAGATTCAGCTCCCAGAAAGTGGAGGCCTGCATCCAGCTCTTGGCT ctgctgGCCTCCAGCCATGTGACACCAAGAATGTTTGCTGGGGTGTACAGGCTCCGGGAGCCGCTGGTGCCTCCAAGgctgctctcactgctgctcCAAGGCCTCATCACACTATCACAGTCACCTGACATG GCAGAGAAAATACTGATCATGCTGCCGGACTTGATGAAGACCCTGCAGAGTACCTACAGAGACAAGATGAGGGCCCTGGTCGTATTCAGAAACGTGACAGATCATTTGAAGAAGAAGGCCAGCTCCATCGTCCTGGACCTGGCCGAGATGCTCGTTCCACTCTTTGATGAT GAGTGCAGCCACATACAAGAGCTCTCCATCTGCCTCTTCAAAGATATAATACAGTTGGTGGACTGGAAGGACAAGCGGAAGATGCAGAAGAAGGTGCAGACGAGCCTGGTCCCACTCATGTTGCACATGAGTGACGAGATTGAGAGCGTGGCCCAG GCCTCTAAGGAAGCcctctctgcagctgcaaaggTCCTCAAATGGAATTGGCTCAGTCACCACCTGCAGACATCGGAGAGATGGAGAACTATGGAGTGCTTG ctggagcaggagcccaGCAGGGCTGAGGAGTATACGCGTCAGAGCCTGCTTTACCTGCAGCACTCTCAGGTCAGCGTGAGACTGGCCGCCCTGAGGTTCATCG CCCTCCATCctttgggaagagaaaaggaaccCCAGGTCTCGTCCCTGGCATGGCAGACATTACACATCGTCAACTGTTTAAGGAGGCAGCAAAGACAAGGATGGATCCAGcgggtgctgtgctgctggctctga